The Acidobacteriota bacterium DNA segment TCCGGAACCTTCTCAAGCGGAGTAGTGGTCGTTGCAGTGAGAGCCTGCATCTGCTGCTCAACTTCCTGCCGCTTCTCTTCTTCGCTCTTGATGTCAATCTTCCAGCCAAGCAACTTCGCCGCAAGGCGTACGTTCTGCCCTTTCTTGCCAATCGCCAGCGAAAGCTGCGTATCGTCGACAATCACTTCGAGATGCTTCTCCGTCGCATCAACAACGGTGACACGACTCACCTTCGCGGGCTGCAGCGCCTTCTCGGCAAACGTAACCGCGTCTTCGTGATACTCGATGATGTCGATCTTTTCGCCGCGCAACTCACGGATGATGGACTGCACGCGCATGCCCTTCATCCCAACGCAAGCTCCGACCGAATCGACATCTTTGTCGCGTGACATCACGGCAATCTTCGTGCGCTCACCCGCTTCGCGAGCGATCGCGCGAATCACTACGGTGTTGTCGTAAATCTCCGGTACTTCAGTCTGAAACAGATTCTGCACAAGCTCCGGCGCGGCACGCGAAACCACTACCTGCGGTCCCTTCGAGGCCTTCTCAACCCGAACCAGCACCACACGCACACGCTCGCCTACGGCGAACGATTCGAGCCTCGACTGCTCCTTGCGCCCCATGCGTGCTTCGGCTTTGCCGATATCGAAGATCACGTCTGGACCTTCGATACGCTTCACCGTGGCATTGAGAATCTCGCCTACGCGTCCGATGTACTCGTTGTAAACCGTGTCGCGCTCGGCCTCGCGAACCTTTTGAAAGATCACCTGCTTGGCAAGCTGCGCAGAAATACGCCCGAGCACACCATCCGTCGATTTGTATTGGCGAATCTCGCCGCCCACTTCGACGTTGGGATCGACGCGTCGCGCATCCTCAAGCGTGACCTGCGAGTTCGGATCTTCGATCTGTTCCGGAGTCTCGACGACGGTCCTGTAGCTATAAGCCTGGATCGCGCCTGTCTCTTTGTTGAGTTCGGCGCGCATGTTCTCCTGGATCTTGTAGTGCTTGCGCGTGGCAACAGCGATCGCGTCTTCCACCGCATTCACTACGATCTGAGGATCGATCCCTTTTTCCCGGCTTAGCGCCTCAATATTTTCGTACAGCGGACTTGCCATGATTGCCCTTAGTTCCCTATTCCTACTGTCTAAATCTCCGGCACCAGCCGGGCGCGCTCGATGTTGGTCATCTCCAGCTCAACCGCAGGCCAGGCGCCATCGCCTTCGGTATCGAACTTCTTCTTGCCCTTCTTCTTGCCTGACTCGATCTCCAACGCGATGCGGCTCTCGTCTAACGTCCGAAGTCTGCCCTCAAAGTGCCGGTTGCCTGCCACAGGCTCCCGAGTCATGATCTTGACCTTGCTGCCCGAGAAGCGCTGAAAATCAGCGGGTTTTACTAACTTCCGGTCGAGGCCGGGCGATGAAACTTCCAATAAATACTGGCCGCCCGGGATCACATCTTCTACGTCGAGAACCGTGCCCAGTTCGCGACTGTAATTGGCGCAATCCTCGTGAGTTACACCCGCCAATCGATCCCAATTCTCTGGCGCAGATGTCTTTTCCGCAGCCTGACTTGCGGCAGCTAGTTGCAGCTCAAGAGCACGCCTTCCTTCGGCATTCTTCTCGATGTAAATCCTGAGAACACGACCCTTGCCGCCGCCGTGAAACTCCAGATCAACAACTTCGAGTCCTGACGAAGCCGCGATTCGCTCCGCAATCGCCCGCACATGAGCTTCGTCGAATGGCATCGCCCGTCTTCTACCTGCAAATCACAAAAAGTTTGCCGGAAATAAAAAGTGGGCTATCGCCCACTGGTTTGCTTCGCCAAACGATTTCTCCACCACACCACGTGGATGAAGGAAGCCTAGCCACCCCCTCAGGGGCCCCGTTATCGGACTCTTACGCTCAGCTCATAAGCCGACTCGGGGTGAACACCACAAAGTGTGATGATACGCCTGATGTGGGTGATTTACAAACCAGCCTCAGTTCACGAAAATGGCTACAAACACCAGCAAAGCAGCGCCAGAAAGGCCGGAAAAACGCTTGCAAGACACTGAAAATCAATCGCTTATTTCTGACGATTCCGACCCATCAACGTCATCCGAATCCAAATCTTCTTGGCGCAGTTCACTGTTTCTTAACGAACGAGGTTTGCGCGCCGGATGGCGCTTTGTACTCTTCCTGATCTTGCTTCGACTGGTACTCATCCCGATGGTTTTTGTGGCCGCCAAGCCGTTCCGCCATCTGCTGGAATCCAGAGTCGGGGACATATCAGACGCTTTGTTATTTCTTTGCATTCTGCTCGGCACGCTCATCATGTCCAAGGTGGAGCGTCGCTCGATGCTCTCTTACGGATTACGAGATTCTGTCGCTCTTTCGCGCTTGTTCGCAGGAAGTCTGATTGGGTTCGCGTCCTTAAGTTTGATGCTGTTGGGTTTGCGCGCGACTCATCACCTCGTGTTCGGCCCCCGCTATTTGGGCGGCTCCCAGCTTCTCATGGCTGCGCTCTTGAATCTGCTCGGATTCCTAATTGTTGCGCTGTTCGAAGAAAACGCTTTCCGCGGATACGCGCTACATACCCTGACGGAAGGAATCGGATTCTGGCCGGCAGCAATCGTGATGGCGCTGTTGTTTGCAGCGCTGCACGTGCAGAATCCAGGCGAATCGGAGGTCGGAATAGCGGCGGTGTTTGCGTTCGGAATGATGCTTGCTTTTTCGCTTTGGCGTACTGGAACCCTGTTGTGGGCAATTGGGTTTCATTTCATGTGGGATTACTCAGAGAGTTTTCTTTACGGCGTTCCTGATAGCGGTCTTGTTCAGCCTGAGCATCTGCTTAGCACGCATTTGTCCGGGCCAGCGTGGATCACAGGAGGAAGCGTCGGCCCTGAGGGAAGCTGGTTCATCTTCGTGCTGTTGGGGGTCGTGGCTCTGATCATTCATTTTTTGTACCCGCACAACAAGTTTCCCCAGGCCATCGGGTGATCGGGTGAAGTTAAGAATGGTTAATCTCGCGGGCCTGGGTTGTTAATTCACCCGATGGCCCGATCGCCAGATCACCCGATTCTTCCGGTTCCTTGCCTTACAATGGAGAAACGCAAGTGAGATTTGAATGATTCATTTTCCCGTCCCTGAGGCTCTTACCTTTGATGATGTTCTCCTGCTGCCAGCGCATTCCGATGTGGTTCCGGCACTGGCTAAAACACAGACACGGCTCTCGCGCACAATTAATCTGAATATTCCCATCATCAGCTCAGCGATGGATACCGTTACCGAATCGCGCCTGGCGATCGCGATGGCGCAGCAGGGTGGGATCGGCATCATCCATCGCAATCTTTCGATCGAGCAACAGGCTGGGGAAGTCGACAAAGTGAAGCGCTCCGAAAGCGGCATGATCGTTGATCCGGTGACGATCTCGCCCGAGGCAAAGATTTCAGACGCACTCGACGTAATGCGCAAATATAAGATCTCAGGCGTGCCGGTTACAAAGAATAAGAAGCTGGTCGGCATTCTCACGAACCGAGATCTGCGCTTCGAGACCCGAACGGACGTTGCTGTGGACAAGGTGATGACCAAGGAGAATCTGATCACCGTTCCTGTAGGCACTACGCTGGAAGAAGCCGAGGCAATCCTGCACAAGCACCGCGTAGAGAAACTGTTAGTCGTGGACGAAAAGCAGAACCTCAAGGGCTTGATCACCGTAAAGGACATTCAAAAGAAGCTGAAGTATCCAAACGCCGCAAAGGATTCGCAAGGGCGTCTCCGCGTAGGGGCAGCCATTGGAGCGACCGGCGACTACCTCGAACGCGCGCAGGAGATGGCGCGCTACAAAGTAGACGTACTTGCGATCGACAGTGCACATGGTCACACGACTCGCGTCCTTGATGCCGTGCGAGAGATCAAGAGCAAGCTGCCGGAAATCGAACTGCTGGCTGGTAATGTGGGCACATTCGATGGAGCTTGCGCGTTGATCAAGGCTGGCACTGATGCGGTTAAGGTAGGGATTGGTCCGGGGTCTATCTGCACGACTCGCATCGTAACCGGCGCTGGAGTGCCGCAGATCTATGCAATCGCTGAAGCATCGCGCGCAGCCAAGGATTCCGGCGTTCCCGTCATCGCCGATGGGGGGATCAAATACTCAGGAGACATCACAAAAGCGATTGCCGCCGGTGCCAGTTCGGTAATGATCGGTTCGCTTTTTGCCGGAGTGGATGAAAGCCCCGGCGAGACGATCTTGTATCAGGGCCGCTCCTTTAAGGCATATCGAGGCATGGGATCGCTGGCCGCGATGGCACAAGGTTCGAGTGAGCGCTACTTCCAGAGCAATGACGACGACACGCCGGCAGCCGAGCTAATTGAAAATGGAAATCAGAACAGATTGGCGAAGCTCGTGCCAGAAGGCATCGAAGGTCGGGTTCCATATCGCGGACCCCTGGCAAACATGGTGCTGCAGCTCGTGGGCGGGCTGCGCTCAGGCATGGGATACGTGGGATGTTCAACCATTACAGAGCTGCAACAGAAAGCGCGTTTCGTGCGCATCAGCGGCGCCGGTCTGCGCGAGAGCCACGTGCACGACGTGATCATCACGCGCGAAGCTCCAAACTACCGGCTGGAGTAGCGCGCGATTGAAGGCATTCACAAGAAACATTCGATATTGGTTACCGACACTCTTCTGGCTTGGAGTGATCGCGTATGAGTCCTTCCGCCTTTCCTCCGCAGTGACGGGCGGCTGGCTGTGGCAGATTTTGCATCTTTTACGCGTGCAAATGTCCGCAGAGAGCTTCGCGGGATTGCATCATTTGCTGCGAAAGAGTGGGCATTTCACCGGATACGGACTGCTCTGCATTCTGCTCTTTCGCTCCTGGTTTCACACGCTGCTGGACGATTCCGATCCGACCGGACACGTACCTCGAAATTCTGCGAGATCAGGACAACGGTGGAAATGCGCAGCTCTGGCGGTGGGCATGACTCTCGCAACCGCGATCCTGGATGAATGGCACCAGAGCTCCGACTTGTCACGTACAGGTACACCTTGGGATGTTGCCCTCGACCTTGCCGGCGGAGTCCTCTTTCTGGCGATTGCGCTGTTCGGACTCAAGCTGTGGCAGGCACGCCGAGTGGAAAAACTGGAAGAGGTTTCGGCATAGTAGTAGCGTCTGCTTTTCGGCAAGCATCTTACGCCGAGACGGTCATATGGGCCTTGAAGAATACAAACGCAAACGCAGCTTTGAACGCACACCAGAGCCTCCGCCGAAGCTCGATCCCAAAAAGGGATTCCGGTTTGTAGTTCAGAAGCATCGAGCTTCCCATCTGCACTACGACTTTCGCCTGGAAATGGAAGGAGTGCTCAAGTCATGGGCCGTTCCAAAAGGCCCCTCGCTTGATCCAGCAGACAAGCGGCTCGCGATGCAAGTGGAGGATCATCCGGTTTCATACTTCCACTTCGAAGGCATTATTCCTCCCGATAATTACGGCGCCGGCACGGTCATGGTCTGGGACACTGGAACCTGGGAGCCGCTG contains these protein-coding regions:
- a CDS encoding ribosome maturation factor codes for the protein MPFDEAHVRAIAERIAASSGLEVVDLEFHGGGKGRVLRIYIEKNAEGRRALELQLAAASQAAEKTSAPENWDRLAGVTHEDCANYSRELGTVLDVEDVIPGGQYLLEVSSPGLDRKLVKPADFQRFSGSKVKIMTREPVAGNRHFEGRLRTLDESRIALEIESGKKKGKKKFDTEGDGAWPAVELEMTNIERARLVPEI
- a CDS encoding transcription termination/antitermination protein NusA; amino-acid sequence: MASPLYENIEALSREKGIDPQIVVNAVEDAIAVATRKHYKIQENMRAELNKETGAIQAYSYRTVVETPEQIEDPNSQVTLEDARRVDPNVEVGGEIRQYKSTDGVLGRISAQLAKQVIFQKVREAERDTVYNEYIGRVGEILNATVKRIEGPDVIFDIGKAEARMGRKEQSRLESFAVGERVRVVLVRVEKASKGPQVVVSRAAPELVQNLFQTEVPEIYDNTVVIRAIAREAGERTKIAVMSRDKDVDSVGACVGMKGMRVQSIIRELRGEKIDIIEYHEDAVTFAEKALQPAKVSRVTVVDATEKHLEVIVDDTQLSLAIGKKGQNVRLAAKLLGWKIDIKSEEEKRQEVEQQMQALTATTTTPLEKVPELGEQVIEKLVGAGITTVEALADMTPEQLEELPGIGPKTIEKISIAVNNYFSALEGGEVQAAEAGLEDVAIDAQPGVGAGENVEMPNVQAENSEYEEAAETGQALEAAEIAGVENAPAADVAEVHVHGEEPVPEAEEVVAPEEPQPEEASKPEHHE
- a CDS encoding IMP dehydrogenase, with amino-acid sequence MIHFPVPEALTFDDVLLLPAHSDVVPALAKTQTRLSRTINLNIPIISSAMDTVTESRLAIAMAQQGGIGIIHRNLSIEQQAGEVDKVKRSESGMIVDPVTISPEAKISDALDVMRKYKISGVPVTKNKKLVGILTNRDLRFETRTDVAVDKVMTKENLITVPVGTTLEEAEAILHKHRVEKLLVVDEKQNLKGLITVKDIQKKLKYPNAAKDSQGRLRVGAAIGATGDYLERAQEMARYKVDVLAIDSAHGHTTRVLDAVREIKSKLPEIELLAGNVGTFDGACALIKAGTDAVKVGIGPGSICTTRIVTGAGVPQIYAIAEASRAAKDSGVPVIADGGIKYSGDITKAIAAGASSVMIGSLFAGVDESPGETILYQGRSFKAYRGMGSLAAMAQGSSERYFQSNDDDTPAAELIENGNQNRLAKLVPEGIEGRVPYRGPLANMVLQLVGGLRSGMGYVGCSTITELQQKARFVRISGAGLRESHVHDVIITREAPNYRLE
- a CDS encoding CPBP family intramembrane metalloprotease domain-containing protein yields the protein MATNTSKAAPERPEKRLQDTENQSLISDDSDPSTSSESKSSWRSSLFLNERGLRAGWRFVLFLILLRLVLIPMVFVAAKPFRHLLESRVGDISDALLFLCILLGTLIMSKVERRSMLSYGLRDSVALSRLFAGSLIGFASLSLMLLGLRATHHLVFGPRYLGGSQLLMAALLNLLGFLIVALFEENAFRGYALHTLTEGIGFWPAAIVMALLFAALHVQNPGESEVGIAAVFAFGMMLAFSLWRTGTLLWAIGFHFMWDYSESFLYGVPDSGLVQPEHLLSTHLSGPAWITGGSVGPEGSWFIFVLLGVVALIIHFLYPHNKFPQAIG